One window of Cohnella hashimotonis genomic DNA carries:
- a CDS encoding tagaturonate reductase has translation MSGGAGAERANQANVAAPEDVEALPRLSRATLDGEAAVRYDRMKAYPVKVLQIGEGNFLRGFADWMIDRCNRQGLFEGGVAVCQPRPSGAAKLAELREQDGLYYQWIRGLRDGRPVDELDLVSVFALTVDPYAQWDRFLALGEEPALEIVVSNTTEAGLVYQASEWQPDRPILSYPGKLTALLHRRFETFVGDPAKGLLLLPCELVEHNGDKLRDIVLRHAEDWGLPEAFKAWIREHNRFLNNLVDRIVTGYPAEEAERVFAAHGAKDRLLNAAEPYHLWAIEGEAALDERLPLARAGLNVLWTDDLRPYQLRKVRILNGAHTLMASVGLLNGLETVGEAVGHPVYGELIRDAILGEIVPSLPLPEDEMRSYASEVLERFANPHVRHKLADIAMNSLSKFKVRLLPTLEAYAERTGGLPPRIVEAFASLLRLYRARETGDGGFAGSRLNGEPVALRDDAATLTELAGLWARLDRGALTLEDLVADILGRHGWWGRDLGEIEGLRAALTVALTKMEAST, from the coding sequence ATGAGCGGGGGGGCGGGCGCGGAGCGCGCAAACCAAGCGAACGTAGCGGCTCCTGAGGACGTGGAGGCGCTGCCCCGGCTGAGCCGGGCGACGCTGGACGGAGAAGCGGCGGTGCGTTACGACCGGATGAAGGCGTATCCGGTCAAGGTGCTGCAAATCGGAGAAGGTAACTTCCTGCGGGGGTTCGCGGACTGGATGATCGACCGGTGCAACCGGCAGGGGCTATTCGAAGGCGGCGTGGCCGTCTGCCAGCCCCGTCCTTCGGGCGCGGCCAAGCTGGCCGAGCTGCGGGAGCAGGACGGCTTGTATTATCAGTGGATTCGCGGTCTGCGGGACGGTCGTCCGGTCGACGAGCTGGACCTGGTATCGGTGTTCGCGCTGACGGTCGATCCGTACGCGCAGTGGGACCGCTTCCTGGCGCTTGGGGAAGAGCCGGCGCTCGAGATCGTCGTCTCCAACACGACGGAGGCGGGCTTGGTCTATCAAGCTTCCGAATGGCAGCCGGACCGGCCGATCCTGTCGTATCCGGGCAAGCTGACGGCGCTGCTGCACAGGCGGTTCGAGACGTTCGTCGGCGATCCCGCGAAGGGCTTGCTGCTGCTGCCGTGCGAGCTGGTCGAGCACAACGGCGACAAGCTGCGGGACATCGTGCTGCGTCATGCGGAGGACTGGGGACTGCCGGAGGCGTTCAAGGCCTGGATCCGCGAGCACAACCGGTTCCTCAACAATCTCGTCGACCGGATCGTGACCGGCTATCCGGCCGAGGAGGCCGAGCGCGTCTTCGCGGCGCATGGCGCCAAGGACCGGCTTCTGAATGCGGCCGAGCCGTATCATCTGTGGGCGATCGAGGGCGAGGCCGCGCTGGACGAGAGGCTGCCGCTGGCGCGCGCGGGGCTGAACGTGCTGTGGACGGACGACCTGCGGCCGTACCAGCTGCGCAAGGTGCGCATCCTGAACGGCGCGCACACGCTGATGGCGAGCGTCGGACTGCTGAATGGGCTGGAGACGGTCGGCGAGGCTGTGGGTCACCCCGTCTACGGCGAGCTGATCCGCGACGCGATCCTCGGCGAGATCGTGCCGTCGCTGCCGCTGCCGGAGGACGAGATGCGCAGCTACGCAAGCGAGGTGCTGGAGCGCTTTGCGAACCCGCATGTCCGGCACAAGCTGGCCGACATCGCGATGAACAGCCTGTCCAAGTTCAAGGTGCGGCTGCTGCCGACGCTTGAAGCGTACGCCGAGCGGACCGGCGGGCTGCCGCCGCGAATCGTAGAGGCGTTCGCCTCGCTGCTGCGGCTGTACCGCGCGCGGGAGACGGGGGACGGCGGGTTCGCGGGCAGCCGTCTGAACGGCGAGCCCGTTGCGTTGCGCGACGATGCGGCTACGCTGACGGAGCTGGCCGGGCTGTGGGCGCGGCTGGACCGGGGAGCGCTGACGCTGGAAGATCTCGTCGCGGACATCCTTGGCCGGCACGGCTGGTGGGGGCGGGACCTGGGCGAGATCGAAGGGCTGCGCGCGGCGCTTACCGTCGCGCTGACGAAAATGGAGGCGAGCACATGA
- a CDS encoding UxaA family hydrolase — protein sequence MSERDKGQPTTAGMDATAAAGSVVDGAIAAGTAVVGSAEAAVAAAAASDTVVLNPRDQVAIALRDIRAGETVDWSDGAGGEGAVRALRDIPRGHKLLIRPVAAGQHVNKFGYSIGIAKEDIAVGDWVHTHNLKTGLGAVLDYTYRPKSAASGTAAASTTSFPSGQSTFKGYVRDDGEVGIRNEIWIVNTVGCINKTCETLARLASRQYEGRGIDGVFHFPHPYGCSQLGDDLTATQKLLAALVRHGNAAGVLVVGLGCENNQVDAFKKVIGDYNPERVKFMKSQEVEDELEEGLSLIGELVDYAERFVRTDVPLSKLRIGLKCGGSDGFSGITANPLVGRVADAITSVGGTALLTEVPEMFGAETILMERAADEAVFGDIVKLVNDFKDYFIRHGQEIYENPSPGNKDGGITTLEEKSLGCTQKGGHATVTDVLAYGDPSRRPGLNLVQAPGNDLVSVTALSAAGAHVVLFTTGRGTPFGGPVPTVKIATNSQLADRKKNWIDFNAGRLIEGMSMDALRDELLAQIVDLASGEKQTNNERNGFREIAIFKDGVIL from the coding sequence ATGAGCGAGAGGGATAAGGGGCAGCCGACGACGGCCGGAATGGATGCCACGGCGGCAGCCGGATCGGTTGTCGACGGCGCCATAGCAGCCGGCACGGCGGTTGTCGGATCCGCGGAAGCGGCGGTTGCGGCTGCCGCTGCAAGCGACACCGTTGTGCTGAATCCGCGCGACCAGGTGGCCATCGCACTGCGAGACATTCGCGCCGGCGAGACCGTTGACTGGTCGGACGGTGCGGGCGGCGAAGGCGCTGTGCGGGCGCTGCGGGACATACCGCGCGGGCACAAGCTGCTGATCAGGCCGGTCGCGGCCGGACAGCACGTGAACAAGTTCGGCTATTCGATCGGCATCGCGAAGGAAGACATCGCGGTCGGCGACTGGGTGCATACACACAATCTCAAGACTGGTCTCGGGGCGGTGCTGGATTATACGTATCGGCCGAAATCCGCTGCATCCGGCACAGCGGCGGCATCGACGACGTCTTTTCCCAGCGGACAGTCGACCTTCAAAGGCTACGTACGCGACGACGGCGAGGTCGGCATCCGCAACGAGATCTGGATCGTGAACACGGTCGGCTGCATTAACAAGACATGCGAGACGCTCGCGCGCCTGGCGTCGCGACAATATGAGGGCCGCGGCATCGACGGCGTGTTCCACTTTCCGCATCCGTACGGCTGCTCCCAGCTCGGCGACGACCTGACCGCCACGCAGAAGCTGCTGGCCGCGCTCGTGCGGCACGGCAACGCGGCCGGCGTGCTCGTCGTCGGTCTCGGCTGCGAGAACAATCAGGTCGACGCGTTCAAGAAAGTCATCGGCGACTACAATCCCGAGCGCGTGAAGTTCATGAAGTCGCAGGAGGTCGAAGACGAGCTCGAAGAGGGGCTGTCGCTGATCGGCGAGCTGGTCGATTATGCGGAGCGCTTCGTTCGGACGGACGTGCCGTTGTCGAAGCTGCGCATCGGACTTAAATGCGGCGGCTCCGACGGCTTCTCCGGCATCACCGCGAATCCGCTCGTCGGCCGCGTAGCCGACGCGATCACGTCGGTCGGCGGCACGGCGCTGCTGACCGAGGTGCCGGAAATGTTCGGCGCGGAGACGATTCTCATGGAGCGGGCCGCCGACGAGGCGGTGTTCGGGGACATCGTGAAGCTGGTCAACGACTTCAAGGACTATTTTATCCGCCACGGCCAGGAGATCTACGAGAATCCGTCCCCGGGCAACAAGGACGGCGGCATCACGACGCTGGAGGAAAAGTCGCTCGGCTGTACGCAAAAGGGCGGCCACGCGACGGTCACCGACGTGCTCGCGTACGGCGACCCTTCGCGCAGGCCGGGACTCAATCTCGTGCAGGCGCCGGGCAACGATCTCGTCTCTGTCACCGCCCTGTCCGCTGCGGGCGCGCATGTCGTGCTGTTCACGACCGGTCGCGGCACGCCGTTCGGCGGTCCGGTGCCGACCGTGAAGATCGCCACCAACTCCCAACTCGCGGACCGCAAAAAGAATTGGATCGACTTCAACGCGGGGCGTCTGATCGAAGGCATGAGCATGGACGCGCTGCGGGACGAACTGCTCGCCCAGATCGTGGACCTGGCTTCCGGCGAGAAACAGACGAACAACGAGCGCAACGGGTTTCGCGAGATCGCCATTTTCAAGGATGGGGTCATCCTGTAA
- a CDS encoding glycoside hydrolase family 3 protein, with the protein MLTNNNHKLRDVKLADLSVREKIGQTVVLLSGRAQEIEKHGSLEAFLDRYPVGGFFVGAEIIKDVMTSNGFEQVKEATEQYRAATRIPLIFASDLENGCGSMIPGLTKLPFPMALGATRSEQLAYDYGKATALEAGLAGVNWTFSPVADLNVNRFNPITAIRAISDKPSWAIPLLKAIVRGMQDHGLAATAKHFPGDGVDYRDQHMTTTTNSLSREEWLAQHGAVFQALVDDGLASIMTGHIALPAFQSQTALGGRYLPATLSAELSDGLLKRQMGFKGAIVSDALIMGGYLKWYERNEAYLHTLNAGTDMLLWPELTYFEEAEKALETGALTMERLDDAVERVLQMKRRFGVLAAVDEASETAARSEASAASEPAYEVKATAVPASQAEIAAFAQRTAQSVAEGALTLVRDEDGLLPLASGSVRKALIIGISPSTADYDDLITLKQAFERRGIEAELIRNVWYEDLIAREPGVDLIVYAPILRHHHPMGPLAFSAEEASACWSALTAGRDKSVVASFGSPYLIADYFDMAPVAVNAYSNVPASHEAFVRALFGEIPFTGVAPVGNL; encoded by the coding sequence ATGCTTACAAACAACAATCATAAGCTTCGCGACGTCAAGCTCGCGGACTTGTCCGTCAGGGAGAAAATCGGTCAGACCGTCGTCCTGCTGTCCGGCCGGGCGCAAGAAATCGAGAAGCACGGCAGCCTGGAAGCCTTCTTGGACCGTTACCCGGTTGGCGGCTTTTTCGTCGGCGCCGAGATTATCAAGGATGTCATGACGAGCAACGGCTTCGAGCAGGTAAAAGAAGCGACCGAGCAGTATCGGGCGGCGACCCGCATTCCGCTCATTTTCGCCTCGGATCTGGAAAATGGTTGCGGCAGCATGATTCCCGGCCTCACGAAGCTGCCGTTCCCGATGGCGCTCGGCGCGACGCGCAGCGAGCAGCTCGCGTACGATTACGGCAAGGCGACCGCGCTCGAAGCGGGTCTTGCGGGCGTGAACTGGACGTTCTCGCCGGTTGCCGACCTGAACGTCAACCGTTTTAATCCGATCACGGCCATCCGGGCGATCTCCGACAAGCCCTCCTGGGCGATCCCGCTGCTGAAGGCGATCGTGCGGGGCATGCAGGATCACGGGCTGGCCGCGACCGCGAAGCACTTCCCCGGCGACGGCGTCGACTATCGCGACCAGCATATGACCACGACGACCAACTCGCTGTCACGCGAGGAATGGCTCGCTCAGCATGGCGCCGTGTTCCAGGCGCTCGTCGATGACGGTCTGGCGTCTATCATGACGGGCCATATCGCGCTGCCCGCCTTCCAGTCGCAGACGGCCCTTGGCGGCCGGTACCTGCCGGCGACGCTGTCCGCGGAGCTGAGCGACGGACTGCTGAAGCGGCAGATGGGCTTCAAGGGCGCTATTGTCAGCGACGCGCTGATCATGGGCGGCTATCTGAAATGGTACGAGCGCAACGAGGCTTACCTGCACACGCTGAACGCAGGCACCGACATGCTCCTGTGGCCGGAGCTTACGTACTTCGAGGAGGCGGAAAAAGCGCTCGAAACGGGGGCGCTGACGATGGAGCGGCTGGACGATGCGGTGGAGCGCGTGCTGCAGATGAAGCGGCGCTTCGGCGTGCTGGCGGCGGTCGATGAGGCGTCTGAGACCGCGGCGCGCAGCGAAGCTTCCGCGGCGAGCGAGCCTGCCTACGAGGTGAAGGCGACGGCTGTACCCGCGAGCCAGGCAGAGATTGCCGCCTTCGCGCAGCGTACGGCGCAAAGCGTAGCGGAGGGTGCGCTGACGCTCGTCCGCGACGAGGACGGCCTGCTGCCGCTGGCTTCCGGCTCCGTGCGCAAGGCCCTCATCATCGGCATCAGCCCGTCGACGGCGGACTATGACGACCTGATCACGCTCAAGCAAGCGTTCGAGCGGCGCGGCATCGAGGCGGAGCTTATCCGCAACGTCTGGTACGAGGATCTCATCGCGCGCGAGCCTGGGGTCGACCTGATCGTCTATGCGCCGATCCTGCGCCACCATCACCCGATGGGACCGCTCGCCTTCAGCGCCGAGGAAGCCTCCGCTTGCTGGAGCGCCTTGACGGCCGGCAGAGACAAGTCGGTCGTAGCTTCGTTCGGCTCGCCGTACCTCATCGCCGACTACTTCGACATGGCGCCGGTCGCCGTGAACGCCTACAGCAACGTGCCGGCGTCCCACGAAGCGTTCGTGCGCGCGCTGTTCGGCGAGATTCCTTTCACGGGCGTCGCGCCGGTCGGCAATCTGTAA
- a CDS encoding sensor histidine kinase, translating to MRIRLGFHFYRNMRIRNKLSLLIALIVALSFSATLLVQQYAFSIYDSQIYTKSSQVLNLSSSAIEAELKRIRQISYNVTADGQVQSLLKKIANPDTSDYDRLLLRRDLVDRLLNYTGTEPYLLSIQLYDALGHENAAGNVKALNDAKIADLLSRSDQAEGEQVMLYPDESDSALITARKVRSYEGTDFSLKRLGMLVIRINIERIVRENAPAEGELLIRSGPDIVYPVHPAFADVGLVEKESRSGSGYFVGSFGGERYFVSHIESGNSGWMYFNLTPFNQIFERIIFIKELVVFVFVGLLVVVIAWGFRFSRSLTRPIDDLIARMRLAERGNFEEANLESIDTASVPRDEVGLLHRSFRIMIERINTLITENFKSRLLVKETEFKALQAQINPHFLYNTLESINWMAKINRQPQISQMVEALGFLLRNSISLGDPLIPLREELGLVESYVTIQKYRFEERLEFETDIPETLLGRTIPKLTLQPLLENAVNYAVEPSMSPCRIVIRARESTAEGLLLLTVEDSGPGMDPRMLERLRSGEARGQGRGIGLLNIDERIKIAFGEVYGVRVESEPGRGTRVSLALPADDART from the coding sequence ATGCGCATACGGCTCGGATTCCATTTTTACCGCAACATGCGGATACGCAACAAGCTTTCCCTGTTGATCGCGCTTATCGTGGCGCTTTCCTTTTCCGCCACGCTGCTCGTGCAGCAGTACGCGTTTTCCATTTACGACAGCCAGATCTACACCAAGTCGTCGCAGGTGCTGAATCTGTCCTCCTCCGCCATCGAGGCGGAGCTGAAGCGCATCCGGCAGATCTCCTACAACGTGACGGCGGACGGGCAGGTCCAGTCGCTGCTGAAAAAGATCGCGAATCCGGACACCAGCGATTACGACCGGCTGCTGCTCCGGCGCGATCTCGTCGACCGGCTGCTGAACTATACCGGCACGGAACCGTACCTGCTCTCGATCCAGCTGTACGACGCGCTCGGGCACGAGAATGCCGCGGGCAACGTCAAGGCGCTCAATGATGCGAAAATCGCCGATCTGTTAAGCCGGTCCGACCAGGCGGAGGGCGAGCAGGTCATGCTGTATCCGGACGAGAGCGACAGCGCGCTGATCACGGCGAGGAAGGTGCGGTCTTACGAGGGCACCGACTTCAGCCTCAAGCGGCTCGGCATGCTTGTCATTCGCATCAATATCGAGCGGATCGTTCGCGAAAACGCGCCTGCAGAGGGCGAACTGCTCATCCGGTCCGGCCCGGACATCGTATATCCCGTACATCCTGCGTTTGCCGACGTCGGTCTGGTCGAGAAGGAGAGCCGCAGCGGCAGCGGTTATTTTGTCGGCAGCTTCGGCGGCGAGCGGTACTTCGTATCCCATATCGAGTCTGGCAATTCGGGCTGGATGTACTTCAACCTGACGCCGTTCAACCAAATCTTCGAGCGCATCATTTTTATCAAAGAACTCGTGGTATTCGTGTTCGTCGGGCTGCTCGTCGTAGTGATCGCTTGGGGCTTCCGATTCTCGCGCAGCCTGACGCGCCCGATCGACGATCTGATCGCTCGCATGCGGCTCGCCGAACGGGGCAACTTCGAGGAGGCGAACCTGGAGTCGATCGACACGGCCAGCGTGCCGCGCGACGAGGTCGGCCTGCTGCACCGTTCGTTCCGCATCATGATCGAGCGCATCAACACGCTGATCACGGAGAATTTCAAGAGCCGGCTGTTAGTGAAAGAGACTGAATTCAAGGCGCTTCAAGCGCAGATCAATCCGCATTTTCTGTACAATACGCTCGAATCGATCAACTGGATGGCCAAGATCAACCGGCAGCCGCAAATCTCGCAAATGGTCGAGGCGCTCGGCTTTCTCCTGCGCAACTCGATCTCGCTCGGTGATCCGCTCATTCCGCTGCGTGAGGAGCTGGGACTGGTGGAAAGCTACGTGACGATCCAGAAGTACCGGTTCGAGGAACGCCTGGAATTCGAGACGGACATTCCGGAGACGCTCCTCGGCCGCACGATTCCGAAGCTGACGCTTCAACCGCTCCTCGAGAACGCCGTCAATTACGCGGTTGAACCTTCGATGTCGCCCTGCAGAATCGTGATTCGCGCCAGGGAGTCGACCGCGGAAGGGCTGCTTCTGCTGACCGTCGAGGATTCAGGGCCGGGGATGGACCCCCGCATGCTGGAGCGGTTGCGCAGCGGGGAAGCTCGCGGCCAGGGCAGAGGCATCGGCCTGCTCAACATCGACGAGCGCATCAAGATTGCGTTCGGCGAAGTCTACGGCGTCCGCGTGGAGAGCGAGCCGGGACGCGGCACCCGCGTTTCGCTGGCGCTGCCAGCCGATGACGCGCGGACCTAA